In Chitinophaga sp. H8, the sequence GGCTCTTATCTACTTCTGCCTGGTTCTGAAAAATGCCATCCGCAATCCAGCCAAAGTAGTAACCTACCGGCATACCTATTTCTGTTCTGGTGATAGCTTCGTTCAGGTGAGCAGTTCCGATCACCGGTTCACCACCACCTAAAGTCAGCACCTTATTCTTGAAAGTGGATATGTTTCCTTTAATGCCGTAGGTGAAATCACCCACTTTATTGTTGTAGCCAACGGATAATTCCCATCCTTTATTTTCCATGCTTCCTGCATTAGACCAAGGATCACCAGGGTATCCCATGGTAGTTGGCATTGGTACAGTCAGCAACATATCATTAATCCTTTTGTTAAAGTAATCAATGGTTACATCCAGTTTACCATTAAACAACAACAGGTCCAATGCGATATCCGTTTGTTTGGAAGTTTCCCATTGGAGGGTAGGCAAGCCAATACCACTGCGGCCTGCTCCCAGGTACCCGGTATTGTTATCACCAAAAAGATAACGGTTAGGAATAGGCAGGTTGCCATAGGTAGACAGATAAGCACCTGAAATACCTACATTCTGATTACCTATTGTACCATAGCTTCCCCTTAATTTACCATCGGTGAGCCAGCTCAGACCCGCATTCTTAATAAAGTCCTCCTCTGTAAAGCGCCATGCGGCTGATACAGAAGGGAAAGTTCCCCAACGGTAATCCTGGTCAAAATAAGAGCTCGCATCACGACGGATATTGGCAGCCAGGATATACCTGTCGGCATATACGTAGTTAACACGTCCAAAAAAGGATTGGAGAGAATTAGCATATGTATAACCGGAAGCGCCGGGCAGGATGGTCCCCGCATCAATGATGCGCATATCTTCATCGTTATTAACGATGCCGGATTTAGAAGCACCATAGTTCAACCCTTTGGTCAGCTCTGCCGAAATACCACCTAATGCGGTAACATGGTGTTTACCCCAGGTTTGATCGTAGGTAAGGGTGTTTTCCCATACAAAGTAATTATTCCAGGAAGAGGAATTGCTTACGGTATTGTTGGTCTGGTAGTCAAAAGCATTCAGGCGATAGGATGGTGTAAATCCTTTAGATAAGCCACGGGATAAATCCAATCCGAAATTACTTCTAAAAGTAAGTGGGTCAATGATCTTTACATCCAGGCTGGCACCACCTTTTATCGCAATACCTTCCCATTTGCTCTGACGCATCCGTTCTACCTGCGCAGCAGGGTTAGGCTTGTTTGTATATAATATACCTCCGTATTGTGAAAAAGGGTTATTACCCTCATATCCATCCATAATACGATTATAAAAATCAGGCACATCTTTCAGGTTGTTACGGAATACCGGTGTGATGGGATCCGCTGTCATCGCGCTGAAAATGGTACCAGTATAAGGATTGTTTTCATCCACATTACGACGACTTTCATAGATCAGGCCGATATTGCTGCTGAACTTCACCCTTGGACTGATATCTGCCCCTACATTGGTGCGCCAGGAGATACGCTCATAGTCTGATCCTTTTACAATACCTTTCTGGTTCATATATCCCAGGTTGGTAGCATAGGTAAGGTTTTTACCAGCACCAGTGATACCCAGGTTATAGCTTTGAATAGGTGCATTTTCCTGAATGATTTCCTTCCACCAGTCAGTACCATTACGGCTACCGGTATTGGATTCAACAAATTTCAGTGCCTCTGCAATTTTCTGAGGAGTAGCAAAATCCTGAGGAGGCGCCGCACCTACTGCACTGGCAGCCCTGATTTTATACTGGATAAATTCTTCTGCATTCAGCATGTGCGGGCGTTTCCAGGCAGACTGTATACCTGTATAGGTATCAAAAGTAACGTGCATTTTCTCATCACGTTTGTCTCCTTTTTTGGTAGTAACAATCACCACACCATTAGAGGCTCTGGCGCCATAGATAGCAGCTGTAGAAGCATCTTTCAGGATGTCCATAGCCTCAATATCTGTTGGGTTCAGCCAGGCAATATCTGTTTGTGGCAAACCATCTACTATATACAATGGTGTATTGCTACCATGAATGGAACCGATACCACGGATACGTACAATCGCAGGTGATCCGGGGCTGCCGCTGCTCTGGGTCACCATTACACCGGCTGCTTTTCCCTGTAATGCTTCCGCCGCACTTCTCACCGGTATATTACGCAGGTCTTTTCCATTTACAGAGCTAATCGCACCCGTAATATCCTTTTTCTTTTGTGTACCATATCCCACCACTACTACTTCATTCAGTCCGCTGGTAGATTCGATCAATGTAACCGCCAATGGTGCATTGCCATTCACCATTACTTCCTGTGCTTCATATCCCATGTAGCTAAATACCAGTATGGTACCGTTGGCAGCCGTTAAAGAAAACTGGCCATTAACATCCGTTACCGTACCGGCTTTGCCATTCTTTTCTTTAACAGATACGCCAATCAGCGGATTACCATTGGCATCTGATACCTTCCCCGTGATTTTATCCTGTCTGTCTATTTCCCCTTTGGGAGAAATCACCACCAGTTTCTCATCCACTATTTTATAAGACAGGGTACTATCCAATACCTGTTTCATAATTTCAGATAAGGCTGCATCTTTGACCTGCAAATCGATTTTTCCCAGTTTTTTGATATAGCCGTAATTATAGAAAAAACGGTAATCGCTTTCTTTCTGGATTTTGGCAAAAATCTTGTCTGCCTCTGTTTTTTCAAAGCGGAGTGTAAATTTCTCCTGAGAAAAAACATTAGCGGAAGTATGCAAAAAAGTCAACAGCACTAAGGCAAAACTTAATTTCATAATGAGGAATAGTTTGATTGCCAGGTGGAATACACAGGAATTCCTCCCAAATCTTCTTTTTTTCATAGATTTGTTTTAGAAAGGTTTGTAATCAGGAGCAAGTATTGTTTGATAAGCTGCTTACTCCTATTGAAAATGCATAGCCTTTTTTCCGGGAAGAGTGCCACCTCTTCCCTTTTTTTATTGCCTTCAGCCTATATTATCGCATAGCTAAAGGCCGACCACTATGTAATCAGGTAGTGAAGTTGTTTTTTCATACTGGACTTTTTTGTGTTGATAAAATGTAATCGCTCACTGTCTGCAGCCCCTGGCTGCATGATTCATGGTATTTTAAACTGACGTCGCCGTGCTTTATTTAAAAAGATATATTTCCTTTTTTTCTATCCGGTAACGAAAACCGGTGGTCATTTGTAATAGCCGTAAAGCTTTGTCAACGCCTTCTTTTTCAAACACACCGGCTAATACCTCATATTTTAGCGCTTCATTTTCAAAATGGATATGCACATCAAACTGTCTTTCCATTTTATGCGCTACTTCTTCAAAAGTTTCATTCACAAATGCCAGCTTCTGGTTGAGCCAGGCTGTTTCCATTACCAGGCTGCTGTCCTGGCGATTTATGGGTAATTCCTGTACCTGGTATTTCAAAGCATTCACAGGTCTCATCTCCTGCTGATGATTGGTGGGAACAGCCTCCAATGGCATGATCAGCTTTTCCTGTTTCGACAGGATCACTTTTCTATCCGGGTTATTTCCCATAATCACCTGTACTTTTCCATCAATAACCGTTGTTTCTGCATTACGATCGCCCTTGTACGCTTTTACATTGAATGCGGTCCCCAATACCCGGACGGTAAGGTGATCCGTATATACTATAAAAGGCTTGGTGTGATTCCTCGTTACATCGAAAAACGCCTCTCCTTCCAGTTTTACTTCACGTGCCAGCCCCATGAAGTCATTGGTATAGGTAAGCTTGCTGCCGGCATTCAACCAGATCTGTGTGCCATCAGGCAACACTGCTTTTTTGAGTGTGCCATTGCCAGCTACTATCTCATATTTTACAACCTCTTCACCAGCAGCCCTGCCACCGGTGTGCTGTTTTTTCCATAGCCATCCACCACCTGCCAATAAAACCAGCAGTACTGCTGCCGCTGCCAGCCATGCACTTTTGAGTGGAAACTTCCGGCGTTTTACTTCCGGTACGCCCTCCTCCAGTTTGGACGAAAGTTGTTCCCATCCTGTCAGCATGATATCCTGCTCTTCAACAGGTGTTTCGATATGTTGCCTATTACCTCCAATAGCATGAATCACCTCTTCTACATAACGGTATTCCGGATGCTGCACCAACAAGGCTTCCAGTTCCTGCAGTTCATCCGGACCTGCCGCTCGTCCCAATTTCCGGGCTATCAGTTCCAGTATTCTTTCTGATTTCATTGATACAATAAGGTGCTTCGCTCAAAGGACACACGGTAAAAATGAATTCCCTAAAAGCGCTACAAAAAAATTTACTTCGTTACAAAAAGATGACAATAAAGTAGAGAAGGGAGGTTAATCTTGAATGGTATCCCCTATTATTTTTTTGCTGGATGTGCGCTGCAGAAAGGGCTGCAGCAAATGTGACAGCTTTTTAAGAGCAATCACCAATTGTGCATCCACCGTTTTTGTAGCAATCCCTAAAATATCTGCCACTTCACTATAAGACAATCCATCTTCTTTTACCAGCTTAAAGATCAATTTGCATTTGGGAGGCAACTGCTGAATCGCTGCAGCAATAGCCTGTTGCAATTCATTGGTAAGCAGTAGCTGCTCTGCATTCAGGGATAGCTGAAAATGCTGTACATGCACATTATCAAGGTCCAATTCCTGAAAAGGGATTACTGTACGTAAATGATTCAATGCAGTGTGCTTGACCGCTACATACAGATATACTTTCATGTTGGATATTTTATCCAACACTTTCCGCTTCTCCCAAAGTTTTACAAAAACGTCATTCACTACTTCCTCTGCCATTTGCCTGTTTTTGATAAACGTGTAGGCAAACTGGAAAAGACGGAACACCTGTTGTTGATAAAATGCTTTGAAAGCAAGTTGGTCGTCTTTAAACTGTATGCGATATAGCAGCTCCTCCATAGTGATAATCGTCACCTCCGTATAGCTGCAAAATAGAAATTTTTTTTAAAAAGTACTACTAAATAATAGATTTCTTTATAAATGGTACAGGCAGTTGACTAAATAATCAACTGCCTGCACCTCTTTTTGAAACAATTTTATTCCTTATCCCACCATACATTAGTAGAAACTGCATCCGTTCCCCCCATCCTGTTCACTGCATCCATATAGTTTGCTTCATTTGATACTTTCTCACCAGGAGGGTAAGTCATCCGTTTGATATAATTGCCCGGAGAGCCGTCCTTAGCTTTAATGGTAGAAGGATCGGGCGCTGCAAAAGGCAGCAGCACAGGCTTATGCAGCCGGCGGTGATCATTCCAGGCTTCCAGCGACCCATCAGGAAAAAGCCCTATATATTTCTGGGTAATGATCTTATCCAGGTCGGTATCCACTGGTTTTCCATTAAAACCAGCACCTGAGTTATGGCCAAATTTTACGGTAGTGCCGTAAGCATTGGGGGAAGTAGATTGCAAATACTGGTTAATCACCTCATCCGGAACATTATTCTTTTTCATGGAAATGGTGATCCCTTCTTCGTAAAGACTTTTAGCATCCTTTCCCATATTCCATCCCCGTAAGGCCCCTTCTGCACGGAGGAAACATACTTCCTGGTAGCTCAGCCGGTCATAGGCCCGCATCCCATCGGTATACTTATCTCCCATACGCGCATAATCCTTTACATTATATTGTATTTTGCTTTTATTGGTAGGAGACAGTCCTGCCGGCACGCCTACCCACCGGTATAACATATTATACTTTTTATCTTCTATCATCACCTCATCGCTGGCCTTGGTTCCCTTGTTAGTAACAGCAAAAAACACCGGTCCGCGGGGATCCACTTTGGAAGGTACCCCTACCCTTATCCTGTTGGCTTTAGGGTCCAGTGGGTTTTCAGCTTTATTCTCCGGATTCCCCAGCAATATACCGGCATCGTCATATACCGGTGTTACTACCTGCCCGGTTTCATCTTTAACTACGGGGAAAGGCTGTCCGCCCAGGCCGGTCAGGAGGTATTCCATAGAACGGCTCATCGCCGCACCATCCCATTCATGGCCATAATAGAAATAACCATTTTCCATATTAGTATACTGGGCGGTCCACTGATTAGAGCGCGGGGCTTTAAACTCATCTCCGATATCCCGTAAAATCCCGGCAGCCACCGCCTCTTCTGCATGCAGTTTAGCCAGTTCAGGATCCCTTTCCGTTAAATGCATAGCCAAACGAAGGCGCAGGGAATTGGCAAACCGTTTCCATTTTTCTATCACTCCTTTAAAAATAATGTCCTGCCTGTCGCTCATCGTGTAAGCATCGGGATCCAGTGCCTCTGACGCTTCCTTCAGTTCTTTCAGCAGGTCCTTGTAGATATCTTCCTGCTTGTCGTATACCGCAGGCTTACCTGAACCATCTGCCAGCTGGGAATATGGTACATCCCCATAGATATCGGTAAACCAGGAGGATACCAGGCATTTCATAATACGGGCGATCTGCAATACATTACTTTTCCCTTTCCTGACCTCATTTTCGTAGCGGATCACCTCATTCAGGTTTTTTACCCAGCCGGCATGGTAATTGGCACTCCAGTAGTCATTGTTCCATCCCACTACCGGGAGGTACTGCTGGCTGTCAAACCCTTCATTGGCCACATACTGACTGAATACATCCAGGAAAAGATTTTGTATACGCTGGTGGATACTTACATCCATTCCGGTCCGGAACATCACGGCAGACAGCAGGTAGGCAGCATCTACCTTATCCGCGGAAGCCGCATTGGGATTTACATTCATCTCATCAAAGCCCTTATCACAGGAGCTAAGAGGCATTAATGTCATGGCAGCGCCTAACACCGCCACGGGTAAAGAAATATATCTGTGCTTGATTGTCATAATAATGCGCTTTAATGTTTTACTAGAAACCTACTTTAAGATTTAAGCCATAGCTGCGGGTAGATGGCATCCCTACATATTCGAAACCGCTGGCAGAGGCTGCCATACTTGATTCCGGATCAATACCGGGCACACTATTGTGGATAATCCACAGATTACGGGCAACAAATCCAAGGCTCAGGTCTTTTATAACCGTTCTACTAAGTATATGGCGTGGCAGCTGGTAAGTGAGTGTTACCTCTCTCAACCGGACACTGTTGGCATTATATACAAATGCAGAATTAATGCCCCCGCCATTCAGGCCAGCTACGCGTTTCCAGTACTCTTCAGCGGTAACCGGTACATTGTTCGTTTTTCCATCTTCAAATACACCATCTACTACAAATTTTTCGTCACGCCCATTTACGGTACCTGCGGCAGTACCGTAATAGTACATAGAAGCCAGTGTACCGGAGTAGATCTGGCCACCCTGGCGGATGTCGAGCAGGAAGCCCATACTCAGATTTTTATAGCTGAAAGTATTATACACCCCGCTTGCCCACTTAGGCTGGAAATTACCGAGTAAGGTATTGGCTCCGGAAGCCATTGGTTTGGGCAGTCCGGTTTCATCCACTACCACCTTTCCTTCTGCATTACGTGTAAAGTCTGTTCCGTAAAAGTCGCCATAGTCCTTGCCTTCCAATACCAAAGACATGATCGTGCCGAAATAGGTAAAAATGGATTGTTTTACTTCCGGATGCAGCTCCACCATGCGGTTGGTGTTACGGGAATAGTTGACCGTAATATCCCAGTTGAACCCTTTTTCCTGGCGGACAGGGCTGCCGGTTAAGGTAAATTCAAATCCTTTGTTCTGTACATTGCCCGCATTGATCAACCGGGTATTGTAGCCAGTGGTGGAAGAAACGCCCAGGTCAATAATCTGATTAAAGGCATTCTTCTTATACCAGGTCATATCCATGCCCAGGCGGTTACCTAATAGTTTCAGATCCAGTCCGATTTCTGATGAACGGATAATTTCCGGCATCAGCTCATAGTTGGGACGGGAATTAGGCAGCTCTGTACCAATCGCGTCTGTACCAGGTATAGGCCTGATATCATACGTGGGTGCGGTACCATAAGGGCCACGGTCATTACCTGCTTCAGCGATAGCTCCTCTTACTTTCACCATCGAGATAAAGCGGGGTACTTCCACATTAAAGTTTCTCAGCACCTGGTCTATAATGACACTTCCTACATAAGAAGGATAACCAAAGGAGCGGTTTTTCTTATCCAGCGTGGAAGACCAGTCGTTACGATAGGTATAGTCAAAGAACAGGAAGTCTTTATAGGATAAATTCACAAATCCATACAAGGAGTTCATCCCTCTTTTGGTGATAGAGCGGTTGTAATATCCCGGTGTAGGGCTATTGGTAATGTTCCACAATTTATCTACCAGGAGGCCGGTCGTTTGTCCGCCATCACCACGATAGGTGGCACGCATCTGGTTGCCGCCCAGGCTTACACTAGCCTGCAAGGGACCAAATGTACGGTTGGCCGTCAGGAGGAAGTCGACGTTCGTTTCCTTTCCTGTTCCACTGCCAAAAGAATAAGAACCTTTGTTGATAGCCTGAGAACCTATGGTATTCATAGGTGTCTTCACCTCATTAAAGCTGGCATTGAAATTCATCGTATGCCTGGCCTGTAATTTCAGCCAGTCTGTAAACTGGTATTGCAGGCTGATCAGGCTGAGATAACGGTCGTTATCATCATTGTTCTGCATGTTATATAATACCCAATATGGATTTTGCTCTGTTGGGTAATAAGATCTTGGCATGCCGTTCGCCTCTTCCGGCGGATTCAGTTCTGATACGGTTACAGAACGGGGCATTTTGATAAAGTTGTAATAGATATTATCTGAATACCCACCAGCAAACGGGCGGTTTTTAACGTCCTGCTTGATATAATTCAGTTTCGCATCAATAGATAACTTCTTATTAAACAAGAAAGCATTAATACGGCCGGTAATGTTATCGCGGCTCAGATCATATCCAGGCATAATACTTTCATTACGCAGGTTGGTATATCCCAGGCGATAGGTAACAATATCTGTTCCTCCATCTACCTCTACCGTATTGGTAAACGTAGTACCGGTTTTAAAGAAATTCTTTACCCCGTTGGGATCTGCTTTCAGCGGGCGTTTTTTGCCAGTCCAGTCGGTTACTTCCTGACCAGTTATTTTTGGGCCCCAGCTTTCAATCGTATTGGTATTAAACTGGCCCGAAGTGCCTTGGGCATATTCATTCTGAAAATCATAGAACACCAAGGGGGTTTCAGCGGTAAAACTGGAATTCAGGTTTACCCTTACCTTGCCGGCCTTTCCTTTTTTGGTAGTGATGAGGATCACCCCGTTTCCTCCGCGGGTACCATACAGGGCTGCAGCAGCAGGGCCTTTCAGCACAGAAATGGTTTCAATATCATCCGGGTTGATATTAGACACATCAGATCCCCGGTCCATACCGCCCCAAAGGCTAGTGCCCATTGAAGTCTGGTCATTTTGCAATGGCATCCCGTCAATAACGATCAAAGGTTCATTTCCATCCACTTTCAGGGAGTTAAAGCCGCGGATGATAATTTTGGCAGAACCTCCGGGACCACCACTTCCCTGATAGAGCTGTAAGCCGGCAATCTTACCAGATAAGCTGTTGATCACATTCGTTTCCTTAGCAGTACTCACTTCACTCCCATCGATCTGTTGCATGGAATACCCCAGTGCTTTCTGTTCACGCTTGATCCCCAGAGCGGTAACTACCACTTCCCCAACTTTCTGGGATAACTGTGTCAGCTGGATATTGATCGTGTTGCGGCCTCCCACTGCCTCTTCCTTTGACTGGAAGCTAACATAGGAGAAAAGCAGGGTGTCCTGTGCAGACGGGAGGGTAATGCTGTAATTACCGGTACCATCTGTGATGGCCCCCTTTCCGGTGGCTTTGCTCCGCACAACAGCACCTGGCAAAGGTTCTCCTTTTTCGTCCGTTACCTTACCCGTTACCGTGATCTGTTGCTGAATAGGTGCAGGGCTACGTTTTTCCACCGCGGGTGGCGTTTGCCCCGGCTTGCGGTAAATTACCACACTGGTGCTGGCATTCCGGAAGCTGAGGTCTGTTTCCCCTAATAAAGTGGCCAGCACTTTATCCAGTGCTTCATTCCTAAAGGCTGTAGCCTTTACCTGGAAGCGGGTTAATTCATTGATGTTGTAGGAAAAATCTACGTTCGCCGCTTTGCTGATCTGCATAACAGCTTTATCCAGGGTGCCTGCCGGTATCTTAACAGAAATACGGCGTTCGCCCTGATCGTCCTTAAAAGCAGCTGCATTTAGTGGCAGCCACGTTCCCAGCAGCAGGCATAATAATACGGCGCCTGCCTTCATGGAATTACCCAGTAACTTTTTCTTCATAGTGCTATCCTTTAGCCAGAGATTGAATTTGCCCGAACGAATGGTATTAGCATCGTGGGTACAGGTTGATAAAATCATTATACATTGCAGGGAATGACTGCATCCATTCTGATTGACGAACCAGGTGGCAGGTAGTACTAAATGCCTGTAAAATAAATTTGTACTGGGAAAGAATAACAGTGTCCCTATTGATTGCAGCCGGGTCCGGTGATCAATACGATATCTCCTTTTATAGTGTAGCTGATATGTTGTATATCCCTCAGAATGTCCAGCACTTCGGGTAAAGGCTGCTGACGGTTAAAGCGGATATTATTAGTACAATGCTTAAAGTTATTATGATTATACTGTAGTGTAACATTAAAGGTGTTCTCAATAGCAATCGCTATTTCATCAAAGCCTGCCTGTTTTAATACAATTTTCCCCTGCGTCCAGCTGGCCATTTCATCGACCTCCTGTGTATCCCTGGAAAATGTTTTTTTCATAGCATCGTATTGCAATACCTGACCCGGCATAAGCGCCCCTAATTCATTAAGCTGCTGTTTCACCGCCACCTTTCCGGTCTTAACGGCAACAGCAATGTTATTCAGCTGCGGATAAGATTTAACAACAAAGGAAGTTCCCAATACCTGGACATTCAGTTCTCCCGATTTTACCCGGAAAGGCTGTTCTGCATCAGGCTGCACTTCCACAAAAATTTCTCCTTCATTTAATTCCAGCAGCCTTTCTTTATTACCGAAGGAAGCAGCATATTGCATTTGTGCCCCGGCATTCATCCATACCCAGGAACTATCCGGGAGCATCACCTTTCTTACACTTCCCTTTGGGTTGGAGATCACCACCCATTCAGGCGCCACGGCTTTCTGCTGAAAAAGAAAATGAGAAGCCAGCAGGTACAGGGCAACCGCCGCTGCTATACTCCCTATACTCCACCCTATACGTGCTACCCGCTTTTTCCTGGCCATATCCACAGCCAGTTCATTATTTAAACGGCTTTGATGAATGCGGTCCAGTATTTCCTGCCGCATCTGTGCTTTTGCCTGGTTAGATGAGGGAGTATCAGTATTGGGGGGTATCCTGTACGGGTCGTTTTGATCTTGCTGCTCCATTCAAGTGGATGATTTACGTATTGACGGACAAATGTAATAAAAGTACCAATGTTGATGCATCTGCATTCAGGACAATAACCTGCTTCGCAATTGCTTTAATGCGTAACTAAGTTGATTTTTCACTGTTTGCGGAGATAAGGACAGGTGCAAAGCAATTTCCCGGATGCTCATCTGCTCTTCCCTGCTTAGCTTAAACACTTCCCGCACCCTGGCAGGCATATTATTTATCTCCAGCACCAGCGCCTTTTGCAACTCTTTGGTAGTAAAAGCGTGCAGACTTTCATTTTCGTCCGTAACCGCATTGTATATTTGTGTATGCTGGTGCTTTTGTTGGCAAACTTCCTTGCGTTTTATGTCAATTATCTTATTCTGCAGAGATTGATAAAGGTAGCCTCCCAATGTTTTATGGATCTGTAGCTGGGTACGCTTATCCCATATTGCCAGGAAGATATCGTGTACAATATCTTTAGACAATTCTATATCCTGTGTTTTCCTGAATGCCGCATCAAATACATTTTCCCAATACCTTTCGTAAAGTTCGTTGAAAGCGGGGATATAGTCTGCTTTCATTAACGTCATCAGTTGTAGGTCGTCCTTCTCTTTCAGTGACATAATAATAATGGTTGACTTAATACTGCTTTATGCCAGTGCCAGCAATTTATTCCTTACCAGCAAACAGGCGCCTATGATACCAGCTTTTTCTCCCAGCCGTGAAAATGCCAGTTGCGTATCATTATTTACCAGGCTCAATGAATACCGGTTGATCGCATTCTTTACCGGTAATCTGATATAATCCCCTGTAGTAGCCATACAACCCCCTAATATCACCATTTCAGGATTAAAAAGATTAATCAGCATAGCAATCCCTTTTCCCAATTTCTCCCCTACTTCTGCTATCAGTTCAATCGCCAGCATATCATCATTATTGGCGGCATGCACAATATCTTCCAGGGTTATTTCTTCCGGCTTTATCCCATGCTGCGTTACGATAACAGAGGAAACCCCTTCTCTCAGCTTTTCCCCGAAGTTGCGCAAAAGGGCTATCCCGGAGGCCTCTGTTTCCAGGCATCCCTTTTTTCCACAATGACAGATCAGCTCATTATCAAAAAAAGGAATGTGGCCAAATTCGCCGGAAAAGCCGGACTTGCCGTAATACAGCTGCCCGTTGATCATTACCCCCATGCCAATGCCATGATCCAGGTTGATATACAGCACATTTTTCTCTGTATTTACAATGCCACAGCAGAATTCACCGTATGCCATTGCCCGGGAATCATTTTCCAGGAATGTACGCACGCCCAGCCGGGACTCTATTACTTTGCTGAGTGGCTCTTCATTGAAGTAAAAAAAACTGTAACTATATCCCGTGGCATAGTTGATCCTTCCTGTCAGATTCAGCCCTACCCCCAGTATTTTCTGCTTACTGACGGGCAGCTCTCCCATAAATTCCTGAATGATGCTACACAAGGCATCCAGCGAAGCGGGAGAGTTTTCCAGTGTATAAGGTACCTTACCTTTAAAAGTGACCAGATTCCTTTTAAAATCCAGT encodes:
- a CDS encoding SusC/RagA family TonB-linked outer membrane protein, coding for MKKKLLGNSMKAGAVLLCLLLGTWLPLNAAAFKDDQGERRISVKIPAGTLDKAVMQISKAANVDFSYNINELTRFQVKATAFRNEALDKVLATLLGETDLSFRNASTSVVIYRKPGQTPPAVEKRSPAPIQQQITVTGKVTDEKGEPLPGAVVRSKATGKGAITDGTGNYSITLPSAQDTLLFSYVSFQSKEEAVGGRNTINIQLTQLSQKVGEVVVTALGIKREQKALGYSMQQIDGSEVSTAKETNVINSLSGKIAGLQLYQGSGGPGGSAKIIIRGFNSLKVDGNEPLIVIDGMPLQNDQTSMGTSLWGGMDRGSDVSNINPDDIETISVLKGPAAAALYGTRGGNGVILITTKKGKAGKVRVNLNSSFTAETPLVFYDFQNEYAQGTSGQFNTNTIESWGPKITGQEVTDWTGKKRPLKADPNGVKNFFKTGTTFTNTVEVDGGTDIVTYRLGYTNLRNESIMPGYDLSRDNITGRINAFLFNKKLSIDAKLNYIKQDVKNRPFAGGYSDNIYYNFIKMPRSVTVSELNPPEEANGMPRSYYPTEQNPYWVLYNMQNNDDNDRYLSLISLQYQFTDWLKLQARHTMNFNASFNEVKTPMNTIGSQAINKGSYSFGSGTGKETNVDFLLTANRTFGPLQASVSLGGNQMRATYRGDGGQTTGLLVDKLWNITNSPTPGYYNRSITKRGMNSLYGFVNLSYKDFLFFDYTYRNDWSSTLDKKNRSFGYPSYVGSVIIDQVLRNFNVEVPRFISMVKVRGAIAEAGNDRGPYGTAPTYDIRPIPGTDAIGTELPNSRPNYELMPEIIRSSEIGLDLKLLGNRLGMDMTWYKKNAFNQIIDLGVSSTTGYNTRLINAGNVQNKGFEFTLTGSPVRQEKGFNWDITVNYSRNTNRMVELHPEVKQSIFTYFGTIMSLVLEGKDYGDFYGTDFTRNAEGKVVVDETGLPKPMASGANTLLGNFQPKWASGVYNTFSYKNLSMGFLLDIRQGGQIYSGTLASMYYYGTAAGTVNGRDEKFVVDGVFEDGKTNNVPVTAEEYWKRVAGLNGGGINSAFVYNANSVRLREVTLTYQLPRHILSRTVIKDLSLGFVARNLWIIHNSVPGIDPESSMAASASGFEYVGMPSTRSYGLNLKVGF
- a CDS encoding FecR family protein; the encoded protein is MEQQDQNDPYRIPPNTDTPSSNQAKAQMRQEILDRIHQSRLNNELAVDMARKKRVARIGWSIGSIAAAVALYLLASHFLFQQKAVAPEWVVISNPKGSVRKVMLPDSSWVWMNAGAQMQYAASFGNKERLLELNEGEIFVEVQPDAEQPFRVKSGELNVQVLGTSFVVKSYPQLNNIAVAVKTGKVAVKQQLNELGALMPGQVLQYDAMKKTFSRDTQEVDEMASWTQGKIVLKQAGFDEIAIAIENTFNVTLQYNHNNFKHCTNNIRFNRQQPLPEVLDILRDIQHISYTIKGDIVLITGPGCNQ
- a CDS encoding ROK family transcriptional regulator, with translation MGSGQTFFEELGNENISGVAYKNLNLKKKIIAWFANVGNATITDLSKELNASSPKVTNLLTELAQEGLIQDYGKIDSVSGRRPNLYGLTPDAGFFIGVEVQKYHINLGLLDFKRNLVTFKGKVPYTLENSPASLDALCSIIQEFMGELPVSKQKILGVGLNLTGRINYATGYSYSFFYFNEEPLSKVIESRLGVRTFLENDSRAMAYGEFCCGIVNTEKNVLYINLDHGIGMGVMINGQLYYGKSGFSGEFGHIPFFDNELICHCGKKGCLETEASGIALLRNFGEKLREGVSSVIVTQHGIKPEEITLEDIVHAANNDDMLAIELIAEVGEKLGKGIAMLINLFNPEMVILGGCMATTGDYIRLPVKNAINRYSLSLVNNDTQLAFSRLGEKAGIIGACLLVRNKLLALA
- a CDS encoding RNA polymerase sigma factor, which codes for MSLKEKDDLQLMTLMKADYIPAFNELYERYWENVFDAAFRKTQDIELSKDIVHDIFLAIWDKRTQLQIHKTLGGYLYQSLQNKIIDIKRKEVCQQKHQHTQIYNAVTDENESLHAFTTKELQKALVLEINNMPARVREVFKLSREEQMSIREIALHLSLSPQTVKNQLSYALKQLRSRLLS